The Brasilonema sennae CENA114 genome includes a region encoding these proteins:
- the ssb gene encoding single-stranded DNA-binding protein gives MNYINKVILVGRCGQEPELKYFESGAVKASISIAVRPPYRSEQALWFDLVAWGKQAEVIGNYVRKGTQIAITGEFGFDRWADKNSNVMRQKPVITINTIELLGSPRKEESTSITSNDMAIAQGAVAKPIANANF, from the coding sequence ATGAACTATATCAATAAAGTCATCCTGGTTGGCAGATGCGGACAAGAGCCAGAGCTAAAGTATTTCGAGTCAGGTGCTGTTAAAGCCAGTATCAGCATCGCTGTCAGACCTCCCTATAGAAGCGAACAAGCCCTTTGGTTTGACCTTGTAGCATGGGGAAAGCAAGCAGAAGTTATTGGTAATTACGTTCGTAAAGGAACCCAGATTGCGATAACTGGCGAGTTTGGATTTGACCGTTGGGCAGATAAGAATTCAAACGTCATGCGACAAAAACCTGTAATTACCATTAACACTATCGAGTTATTAGGTTCACCCCGTAAGGAAGAATCTACATCTATTACATCAAACGACATGGCGATCGCCCAAGGGGCAGTGGCAAAGCCAATCGCTAACGCCAATTTCTAA
- a CDS encoding ParA family protein, translating into MSVNLILSIETNAGGVAKSTVSYNLAYELSVRGYSVALLDIDPNESLTLFCGLREVEAPGTMADVYEPEFKGNWPLVTAWQGKTDKIQVCKGGKELHETIRLISKDLRGAYILADRLSDYPLPQDFVIIDCPATLEPLPLTALAASTHVLIPIQPEYKASQSAAAMIEWYYDNCKRLRLKPTPKIIGIVPTRWKSDWGAHRSIVEELPVVCQNLGIQYFSPIRESADILNASGRGLPLGIYRPGREARADFLPIVDALIQELKVMRGQ; encoded by the coding sequence ATGTCAGTCAATTTAATTCTTTCAATTGAGACAAATGCTGGGGGGGTAGCTAAAAGTACTGTTTCGTACAATCTTGCCTATGAATTAAGTGTTCGCGGCTATTCAGTTGCGTTATTAGACATCGACCCAAACGAATCACTGACTTTGTTTTGTGGATTAAGAGAAGTGGAAGCACCAGGAACAATGGCTGACGTGTATGAGCCAGAGTTCAAAGGGAATTGGCCTCTAGTTACAGCTTGGCAGGGAAAAACTGACAAAATTCAGGTTTGTAAGGGCGGAAAAGAATTGCACGAGACAATACGTCTGATATCAAAGGATCTGCGCGGAGCTTATATCCTTGCAGATCGGCTGAGTGATTACCCCTTACCTCAAGATTTTGTGATTATCGACTGTCCTGCAACCTTGGAGCCTTTACCATTAACCGCTCTTGCAGCTTCTACTCATGTATTAATTCCGATTCAACCTGAATACAAAGCTTCCCAGAGCGCTGCTGCAATGATTGAATGGTACTATGACAACTGCAAGCGCCTGAGATTGAAACCAACTCCAAAAATCATAGGAATAGTTCCCACTCGTTGGAAAAGTGACTGGGGAGCACATAGAAGTATTGTTGAGGAACTTCCAGTAGTCTGTCAAAATCTAGGAATTCAATACTTTAGTCCAATTCGCGAGTCAGCGGACATTCTGAATGCTTCTGGTAGGGGCTTACCTTTAGGAATTTACAGACCAGGCAGAGAAGCAAGAGCAGACTTTCTACCTATCGTTGATGCACTAATTCAAGAACTTAAGGTAATGAGAGGTCAATAG
- a CDS encoding NYN domain-containing protein codes for MPTSRDKDIAVLLLDAENLQLTADMEAFLQSRCSYQITCKIAFANWRVLGNTDQLLHERGYDLIQVPGAKDAADGKMIAFGCQLREFYRKAKAVFVCSSDAVMLSLCNCLLQQGLEVYRVVRHDNQVKVSKYPENGVAVFGQPTATVLVTTQTDDPNRAVIERQLVDIIQDVGADKKSIALSDLGQEYLKRNGEAITKALTRLKLVQHGVS; via the coding sequence ATGCCAACCTCTCGTGACAAAGATATTGCAGTTTTATTACTGGATGCTGAAAATCTTCAATTGACGGCAGATATGGAAGCGTTTTTGCAGTCGCGATGCTCTTACCAAATCACTTGTAAAATAGCGTTTGCTAATTGGCGGGTGCTGGGGAATACAGACCAATTATTGCATGAACGAGGATATGACCTCATCCAAGTGCCAGGTGCAAAGGACGCAGCAGATGGGAAAATGATTGCTTTTGGGTGTCAGTTGCGCGAATTTTATCGTAAAGCCAAAGCGGTATTTGTTTGTTCATCAGATGCTGTAATGCTAAGTCTATGCAATTGCTTGCTGCAACAAGGATTAGAAGTCTATCGGGTGGTGAGGCATGATAACCAGGTTAAAGTGTCGAAATACCCAGAAAATGGGGTAGCGGTTTTTGGTCAACCAACTGCAACCGTACTAGTTACTACTCAAACTGATGACCCCAACCGAGCGGTAATTGAACGGCAGTTAGTAGATATTATTCAGGATGTTGGTGCTGACAAAAAATCCATTGCCTTATCGGATTTGGGTCAAGAATACTTGAAGCGTAACGGTGAGGCAATTACCAAAGCGTTGACTCGCTTGAAACTAGTACAGCACGGCGTAAGTTAA
- a CDS encoding transposase produces the protein MYLKYLDESGCYCTSPTSYSYGRRGEQKCIRQPRRRGRRINIFGVWEPKVRFDYALMVGTLKTPTYVQLMDWQAAIAKHRLHKTGQITVIIHDNASVHKSHLARQHHQRWQQQGLYIFFLPPYSPQMNRIEDEWLHLKRDELAARVFEDEYELALSEALP, from the coding sequence GTGTACTTGAAGTACCTGGATGAATCTGGTTGCTATTGTACTAGTCCCACAAGTTACAGCTACGGACGAAGGGGAGAACAAAAATGTATCCGGCAACCACGCCGACGGGGTAGGCGTATCAACATCTTCGGTGTTTGGGAACCGAAGGTTCGTTTTGATTATGCCTTAATGGTTGGGACACTCAAGACACCAACCTATGTGCAACTAATGGACTGGCAGGCAGCAATTGCTAAACATCGCTTGCATAAAACAGGACAAATCACCGTGATCATTCACGATAATGCGTCTGTTCATAAAAGCCATCTTGCACGTCAGCACCATCAACGATGGCAACAGCAGGGTTTGTACATCTTTTTTCTGCCGCCTTACAGCCCTCAAATGAATCGTATTGAAGATGAATGGTTGCATCTCAAACGTGACGAGCTTGCAGCTCGAGTTTTTGAGGATGAATATGAACTAGCGTTAAGCGAAGCTCTGCCGTAG
- a CDS encoding transposase, with translation MTGIQATERLEKDLPMRPGKVERREFEYIRHGTQSLIANFDVATGKIIEPTCGDSRTEVDFVLNIRRIIESEPNAKKWHLIMDCLNTHQSESLVRLVAEKEGLNIDLGIKGKRGILKSMKSRAAFLSDKTHRIVFHYTPKHSSWLNQIEIWFSILVRKLLQRASFKSQDDLKTRILEFIDYFNKTMAKPFQWTYKGKVLAV, from the coding sequence ATGACGGGTATTCAAGCTACAGAGCGTCTAGAAAAAGATTTACCGATGCGACCTGGTAAAGTTGAAAGAAGGGAGTTTGAGTATATTCGTCACGGTACACAGAGTTTAATTGCTAATTTTGATGTCGCTACTGGTAAGATTATCGAGCCTACTTGTGGAGATTCTCGAACAGAAGTTGATTTTGTTCTCAATATTCGTCGAATCATTGAAAGTGAACCCAATGCTAAAAAATGGCATCTAATCATGGATTGTCTGAATACGCATCAGTCTGAATCGCTGGTTCGTTTGGTTGCAGAAAAAGAAGGTTTGAATATCGATCTGGGTATTAAAGGAAAAAGGGGAATACTCAAATCCATGAAATCCCGTGCTGCTTTTTTAAGTGACAAAACACATCGAATTGTTTTCCATTACACCCCTAAACACTCTTCTTGGCTCAACCAGATTGAAATTTGGTTCAGTATTTTGGTTCGTAAGTTACTTCAGCGTGCTAGCTTCAAGAGTCAGGATGACCTAAAAACCCGAATTCTTGAATTTATCGACTACTTTAATAAAACAATGGCTAAACCTTTTCAGTGGACATATAAGGGTAAAGTGTTAGCTGTCTAA
- a CDS encoding Pb-reticulocyte-binding protein produces MIEAIDFEQTFVTNLEMFIGKADKFIKIYYSGVSKEKHLKEIMLEVQKLAMDADLQQLEIDYQQHCENKDLMADCDDSAWW; encoded by the coding sequence ATGATTGAAGCGATAGATTTTGAACAGACATTTGTTACTAATCTTGAAATGTTCATAGGCAAAGCTGACAAATTTATCAAGATTTACTATTCAGGTGTAAGTAAAGAAAAGCATTTAAAAGAAATAATGCTGGAAGTACAAAAACTAGCAATGGATGCAGACTTGCAACAACTGGAGATTGATTACCAGCAACACTGCGAGAACAAAGACTTAATGGCTGACTGCGATGATTCAGCTTGGTGGTGA
- a CDS encoding helix-turn-helix domain-containing protein produces the protein MKVRRTVDKEVPGLGQRIKEAREADERSLEVICAEIGISRVYWYDIEAERVRNALPEETLRKIEKVLGVNLGVNFDN, from the coding sequence ATGAAAGTAAGGCGAACAGTGGACAAGGAAGTTCCCGGACTAGGGCAGCGAATAAAAGAGGCAAGAGAAGCTGATGAGCGCTCTTTAGAGGTTATTTGCGCCGAAATTGGTATATCGCGTGTCTACTGGTATGACATTGAAGCAGAAAGAGTCAGGAATGCTTTACCTGAAGAAACTCTTCGTAAAATCGAAAAGGTGCTTGGAGTTAACCTAGGAGTAAATTTCGATAATTGA
- a CDS encoding helix-turn-helix domain-containing protein — translation MPAPLRITLTSEEDRTLKELSCAQRVPSRTKQRAIAYGRASLNALRLNAYGWNVPKIAQYLDWAEQTVRQTISRWHKHGLGGLWEAPGRGRTRRWNQADWQALFAVACRTTAIQCTAVEPETSE, via the coding sequence ATGCCTGCGCCGCTAAGAATAACGCTGACCTCTGAAGAAGACCGTACACTCAAAGAACTCAGTTGTGCGCAACGAGTGCCTTCAAGAACTAAGCAAAGAGCGATTGCCTACGGCAGAGCTTCGCTTAACGCTTTAAGACTAAACGCTTACGGTTGGAATGTTCCAAAGATTGCGCAGTACTTAGATTGGGCAGAGCAAACAGTGCGGCAAACGATCAGTCGCTGGCACAAACATGGTTTGGGAGGACTGTGGGAAGCGCCCGGACGTGGAAGAACACGACGTTGGAACCAGGCCGATTGGCAGGCACTCTTTGCAGTGGCTTGCAGAACCACGGCGATACAGTGCACGGCAGTTGAGCCAGAAACTAGCGAGTGA
- a CDS encoding ParB/RepB/Spo0J family partition protein, which translates to MSKSNKPSVLGMFASAAGSQQVFELEERIEELQAEITRLKDEQVNGKLAEQERTRLNQTIEELREQLKASGVFQIHYSQVRPNPKQARQTFTPDSIHSIAVSIKEEGQQEPIILLPGNLIFDGERRWRAVAEYLQPEIETLDAVMLPKELSESELHALTLLTSLHREGLNELDLAEGLIQQAKLAFEIEQEEVVKAVRRVIARLNVKKLLPKLTELVSVTRVEQLKGIKEFELDETERNVFLLLLRFQQNPASVDANVFPCLRLTQDLKTAIRESGLGANHARSLQQLNSKNLGIEDTQAEKIRQDATLQVLQSRLTVAQTRSLVTKIIAERTPGKKIKPNRQINSLIRSVCTTKVDDVPPSQLKDLLAALEAKAKEIQEKLEDTTN; encoded by the coding sequence ATGTCAAAGTCAAACAAACCGAGTGTGCTGGGAATGTTTGCTTCTGCAGCCGGTTCGCAACAGGTATTTGAGCTTGAAGAACGGATAGAAGAGTTGCAAGCAGAAATTACTCGGTTGAAAGATGAACAGGTAAATGGAAAGCTTGCCGAACAAGAACGGACTCGTCTCAATCAAACTATTGAAGAACTACGAGAACAGCTCAAAGCATCTGGTGTTTTTCAAATCCACTATAGTCAAGTTAGACCTAATCCCAAGCAGGCAAGGCAAACATTCACACCGGATAGCATTCACAGCATAGCTGTTTCAATTAAAGAAGAGGGGCAACAAGAGCCGATCATCTTGCTACCAGGAAATCTCATCTTCGATGGAGAACGGAGATGGAGAGCAGTTGCAGAGTATTTGCAGCCAGAAATTGAAACGCTGGATGCAGTTATGCTGCCGAAGGAACTCTCAGAGTCGGAATTACACGCACTGACACTATTAACTAGTCTTCATCGAGAAGGTTTGAATGAACTAGATTTAGCTGAGGGTTTAATCCAACAAGCTAAATTAGCTTTTGAAATTGAACAGGAAGAGGTTGTCAAGGCAGTTAGGAGAGTGATTGCCAGATTAAATGTAAAAAAACTCTTGCCGAAATTAACTGAACTAGTCAGTGTAACAAGAGTTGAGCAGTTAAAGGGCATCAAAGAATTTGAGTTAGACGAGACTGAGCGTAATGTTTTTCTACTATTGCTACGTTTTCAACAAAATCCAGCGTCTGTAGATGCAAACGTCTTCCCCTGCTTGCGACTGACGCAAGATTTAAAGACTGCGATTCGAGAATCAGGACTTGGTGCTAACCATGCTCGCTCGCTTCAACAACTCAATTCCAAAAATTTAGGAATCGAGGATACTCAGGCTGAGAAAATCCGACAAGATGCGACATTGCAAGTTTTGCAATCAAGGCTAACTGTGGCTCAAACTCGTTCTCTAGTTACCAAAATTATTGCTGAACGTACTCCAGGAAAAAAAATTAAGCCAAATCGCCAAATCAATTCTCTGATTCGATCTGTCTGTACAACTAAGGTTGATGATGTCCCCCCGTCGCAACTGAAAGACTTACTTGCTGCATTAGAAGCTAAGGCTAAAGAAATTCAGGAAAAGCTGGAAGATACGACTAATTGA
- a CDS encoding helix-turn-helix domain-containing protein, whose translation MAGLAPKQLNLSDGDRSELQELVNRHNTGQQIVLRAKIILLASEGKNNGEIARTLNISLDMARLWRNRWFKTSDKKLPTFERLRDSERIGAPVKFSMEQVIKLFALACSKPEDYGRPISHWTPRELADEIIKQGIIESISVRHVGRLLEEAELKPHQSSYWLTPP comes from the coding sequence GTGGCAGGATTAGCTCCAAAACAATTAAACTTAAGCGATGGCGATCGCTCAGAACTGCAAGAGTTGGTAAACCGACACAATACAGGGCAACAAATAGTACTACGTGCAAAAATAATTCTTCTAGCGTCAGAGGGGAAAAATAATGGCGAAATTGCTCGAACATTAAATATAAGTCTGGATATGGCTCGTTTATGGCGAAACCGATGGTTTAAAACTAGCGATAAAAAGTTGCCTACTTTTGAGAGACTACGAGATTCGGAGCGTATTGGGGCACCAGTAAAATTTAGTATGGAGCAAGTAATCAAACTGTTTGCCCTTGCATGTTCAAAACCCGAAGACTACGGACGACCAATAAGTCATTGGACACCAAGAGAACTAGCAGACGAAATTATAAAGCAAGGGATTATTGAAAGCATATCTGTCCGCCATGTTGGAAGATTACTAGAAGAGGCAGAACTTAAACCCCACCAGAGTAGTTACTGGTTAACCCCCCCCTAA
- a CDS encoding DUF6876 family protein encodes MKKPDEITADLKQFIGSDIIYKHWLGIGFTEGVKYLADTAEAYWLIDAIASHQTQTFLSNTKLQYFQIWHLLVKGKSGTLICEWDTDKEILRQELEYTDFSLSSIKLYLVQRVLMLPNEY; translated from the coding sequence ATGAAAAAGCCGGATGAAATAACTGCTGATCTCAAGCAATTTATTGGTTCGGATATTATTTACAAACATTGGCTAGGCATCGGGTTTACAGAAGGAGTTAAATACCTCGCTGATACTGCCGAAGCCTATTGGCTAATAGATGCAATTGCCTCGCATCAAACTCAGACTTTTTTGTCTAATACCAAGCTGCAATATTTTCAGATTTGGCATTTGTTAGTCAAGGGAAAATCAGGCACTTTGATTTGTGAATGGGATACAGATAAGGAGATTCTACGACAAGAACTTGAGTACACGGACTTCTCACTATCTAGCATCAAACTTTACCTGGTTCAGAGAGTTTTGATGTTACCAAATGAGTACTAA
- a CDS encoding bifunctional DNA primase/polymerase: MHAQIRQIISSLDELPEEWQVVPTFGKRPLGKEWQKNTHSPKELQAELIRHHFKVWTNDRYIVPTGIALVCGPNHPQGYLVAIDCDGETSWRQIIQINEHQKPEELDQLTPNTAHDTSVESLHERALQYLPPTVAFTSGRNYRSQHLYLIPGSEAQKVKSCRIKTGKDEHLEFRGKNLASILPPSYHPDGRKYKWLPGCSPSEIEVHQSPNWLIAQMLVKQEKTRKFNLPQEKYNCRYGTDRYAHLIPSIENNIQTALVLLEVIHPQFADDYHSWIQVGMALHSVSPILFEAWDTWSQLSPKYKPGECAYKWKSFRKTGITIRTLFRFANLS; the protein is encoded by the coding sequence ATGCACGCTCAAATCCGTCAGATTATCTCCTCTTTAGATGAGTTACCTGAAGAATGGCAAGTTGTCCCCACGTTCGGTAAACGCCCTTTGGGAAAAGAATGGCAGAAAAACACTCACTCTCCCAAAGAGCTACAAGCCGAACTTATCCGTCACCACTTCAAAGTCTGGACAAATGACAGATACATCGTCCCCACTGGCATCGCCTTGGTATGCGGACCCAATCATCCTCAAGGATATCTGGTAGCAATTGACTGCGACGGGGAAACCTCCTGGCGACAAATCATTCAGATTAACGAACATCAAAAACCAGAAGAACTTGACCAGCTAACACCTAACACTGCCCACGATACTTCTGTGGAGTCGCTGCACGAACGTGCACTCCAATATCTTCCTCCTACGGTTGCATTTACCTCTGGAAGAAATTACCGAAGCCAACATTTATACCTCATCCCAGGTTCAGAAGCTCAGAAAGTAAAATCTTGCAGAATCAAAACTGGGAAAGACGAACACCTAGAGTTCCGAGGCAAAAACCTAGCCTCAATCCTTCCCCCTTCCTACCATCCAGACGGCAGAAAATACAAGTGGCTTCCTGGCTGTAGTCCATCTGAGATAGAAGTACATCAATCTCCTAACTGGCTAATTGCTCAAATGCTCGTCAAACAGGAGAAAACAAGAAAATTTAACCTACCTCAAGAAAAATATAACTGTAGATATGGAACAGACAGATATGCTCACTTAATACCCTCAATCGAAAACAATATCCAAACCGCACTTGTACTACTCGAAGTCATCCACCCGCAATTTGCAGATGATTACCACTCGTGGATTCAAGTTGGAATGGCACTCCATAGTGTTAGTCCTATCCTTTTTGAAGCATGGGACACCTGGAGCCAGCTATCACCTAAATACAAACCAGGCGAATGCGCCTATAAATGGAAGTCGTTCCGCAAAACTGGCATCACTATCCGTACTTTGTTTAGATTCGCCAATCTTTCTTAA